One genomic segment of Chelonia mydas isolate rCheMyd1 chromosome 1, rCheMyd1.pri.v2, whole genome shotgun sequence includes these proteins:
- the ART1 gene encoding GPI-linked NAD(P)(+)--arginine ADP-ribosyltransferase 1 isoform X1 produces the protein MSTRPQSEEQPLRHRSWGEQRRPSSSLPASGARRTQMWMAKMERLRPVFVLLLAGIFMEGPQVQCFSLRKRDLFSVRESALDMALSSFDDQYKDCASMMQAELGELNRTELANNRNYAETWLEAASNWKEMKDKSYMPRDFKPEYAIAILAYTSQGPLYKQPLHQEFNAAVREAGRTRDFYLNNFNFKTLHFLLTRALQVLKASEPTKCHQVYRGVRGIRFKAESRKPVRFGHFTSTSLKNESALQFGQDTFFSIKTCYGVNIKNFSFFPGEDEVLIPPFEKFKVTNFTRAQDRTLIQLLSLDSSSNYNCEYVKERRCKTRRCVFSSGMSSFSSSIQCLYLLGGVLLVTSALGTPGFL, from the exons atgtggATGGCGAAGATGGAGCGTCTCAGACCAGTCtttgtcctgctgctggctgggatctTCATGGAAGGCCCTCAG GTCCAGTGTTTCTCCCTCCGCAAGAGAGACCTCTTCTCTGTCAGAGAGTCAGCGCTGGACATGGCCCTCAGCTCCTTCGACGACCAGTACAAGGACTGTGCCAGCATgatgcaggctgagctgggggagcTGAACCGCACCGAGTTGGCCAACAACAGGAACTACGCCGAGACCTGGCTGGAGGCGGCCTCCAACTGGAAAGAGATGAAGGACAAGAGCTACATGCCGCGGGACTTCAAGCCTGAGTACGCCATCGCCATCTTGGCCTACACCAGCCAGGGCCCCCTGTACAAGCAGCCCCTTCACCAGGAGTTCAATGCAGCCGTGAGAGAGGCAGGCCGCACCCGGGACTTTTACCTCAACAACTTCAACTTCAAGACCCTGCACTTCCTCCTGACCAGAGCCCTTCAGGTCCTGAAGGCCTCTGAGCCCACCAAGTGCCACCAGGTGTACCGCGGAGTCCGGGGCATCCGCTTCAAAGCCGAAAGTCGCAAGCCCGTCCGGTTCGGCCACTTCACGTCCACGTCCCTGAAAAACGAGAGCGCCCTGCAGTTTGGGCAGGACACCTTCTTCTCCATAAAGACCTGCTATGGGGTCAACATCAAGAACTTCTCCTTCTTCCCTGGCGAGGATGAAGTTCTGATCCCCCCCTTCGAGAAATTCAAAGTCACCAACTTCACCCGGGCTCAGGACAGAACCTTGATCCAGCTCCTGTCCCTGGACAGCTCCAGCAACTACAACTGCGAGTATGTGAAAG AGAGAAGATGCAAGACCCGGAGATGCGTTTTCAGCTCCG GAATGAGCAGTTTCTCCTCCAGCATACAGTGCCTGTACCTCCTCGGTGGAGTTCTTCTGGTGACAAGTGCTTTGGGAACACCTGGCTTCCTTTGA